GTGAGGCACTTGATCTTCTGCCTGCCGCAGCTTCCTCGGAGGTACTTGATGAGTTGGAGACAATGTTACTTTGGGTTTCGCTATTGGAACGTCGGTTGACCTGTCTCGCTTTACCCACAGCAATTCGTGGTATTGAGCAGTTTTTAGGTCAGCCAGTTGTTGCTCAATCTGGATCCAGGCTTATCGCATCAATTGAGTTGGCGACACAAGTGATTGTGAATCTCATACATACGATTGACCCGAGTCGTGACCAACGCCTTCACAGAATCGTTGCTCAAGATATTGATCGAAGTCTTGCGCGTGGTGAGCTTAAGGCAGTCTCAGGACGAGCTGCAGTTCGTCACAAACCAGGCACATTGATTATCCCGGGTCTCTTAAGAGGCCTGACACCAGCAAGCCGTTTAGTAGAACCCGATCAGTTCATTCTTAATCAATTAGACATACTGGAACCAAATGACTTTGATCTCATTCAAAGTCGGTGGGGGCTTGGTGGTTTGCCCCCTCAAACCATCGTGATGCTGGCTCGCAGTCGAGGGCTACCATCGCAGCACTTAACCAGACATCTCCAGTCTCTAATCCAAAGATTGTGGGCGCAGGCATAGTTGGCTCTGTTTGAGCTGCTCCTAAAATCTTGTGAAACAGATCGCTTAACGCTTTGAGAACTGGAATCGACGACGAGCACCAGGTTGACCAGGCTTTTTACGTTCCACACGACGTGGGTCACGCGTCAGGAAGCCATTGTCACGGAGGATTGGCTCTAAACGTTCGTCATATCGACGTAGTGCACGGCCAAGACCTAGAACGATCGCACCTGCTTGTCCGGTACAGCCGCCACCAAAGACGTTGACGTGGATATCGACAGAGCCTTTTGTTCCGGTTTTCACCAGTGGATTCAGAAGATCGTTCTGATCACGTTCGCCGTTGAAGTAAGCGTCGTACTTCCGATTGTTAATGATGAATTCACCCTTGCCAGGGCGTAGTCGCACACGTGCTACCGCAGCTTTACGACGACCAGTACCCCACCACCAGTGTTGCCCGGTAGGGAGGGTGTTTGCTGATGTCTTCACAGCAGGCTTTGTTTTTTCAGGTGCAGCGCTAGAAGGCTCTTCAGCTGCTGGTGCGGAGGTCGCCTCTACTGGGGCGTCACTCGGAGTTGATTCAATGTTTTCGTTGGTTTCTGTCATGTCGTTCGTAGACTCGGAAGGAGTCCCTTTCTGGAACGTATGGGATAAAAAACAGAGGCACCCGGACAGTCCGGGAAATGAGTTACTTAGAAGATGCCGTTTCCAGTGCAGAGATGTTTCCATGCGGATGCTCAGTACCTGCATAGACTTTCATCTTTTTATACATCTGACGTCCCAGGCGAGTCTTTGGCAACATGCGTTTAACCGCCTGCTCAATAACACGCTCAGGGTGTTTTTCTAAAACACGGCTGATCGGTATGACCTTAAGTCCGCCGGGATAACCGCTATAGCGCGTGTATGTCTTTTGTGTTCGTTTTCGGCCTGTCAGCGCCACCTTCTCTGCATTGATCACGACGACGAAATCACCGCAGTCCACATGAGGTGTCCATTCTGGGCGATGTTTCCCCATCAGAACAGTAGCGATTCGTGTTGCGAGCCGACCCAGCACCTGATCGTCGGCATCAACAAGATGCCACTGACGGTCGATGTCTCCGGGCTTAGCAAAAGTAGTTTGACGAGGCATGTCATAAGCTCCTGGGGGCAGGCCCGCTCCCGAGGCAAGAAAGCAGAAATCACAACGAATCGAGAGGCCCAACACCCCTTCAATTCACTATGGGTAGCACTGGAGAATAGCGGGGGCAAGATGCGTGTCAAGGCTGCCTTGGGCAGGATATTGGTGCAAATAGGCTGGGCCCGTCTATGATCCTTACATGGAAGACCGGCAGAAGCGTGTAGATTGGCACCAGCAGGACCCCAACAGCCCCCCATGGAAGCCCCTGGGGCCGGATAAGGGGGGCTCACGGCCGCTCCTGGCCTGGCTAGGCGTGCTGATCGCATGGATCATTATTGTAGGGGTGCTGGTACTTAAGGGCAGTTCAGAGTTTTCGCCTGAGCAGGCGACTGCCCAAGAGGCAGAGGCCGTCGAGTCGGCACCGGTTTCTCCCGATCTGGTACTGGATATCAGGAGCCGGGTGGTTACAGAATTGCAGGGGCGCTACTTAGTTGGTGCTGCTGATCTGGTTCCCGGTTTTAAGCCACAGGCACTTGAACAAGCATCTATTGGTCTTAGGCGAGGTTCACTTGGTGAGCGACTTGGCTATGTGACTGTGATAGGAGCGGTCGCCTCAGCCAAAGAGGCAGAGGATGCACTGTCGGCTCTCAAAGAAGAAATGCATAGAGATGGCTATGTACCAACGCCGGAAGAAGCAGATGTCATCAAGATACTCAACCAGGTGTATGGTTCAACAGCTACAGCAATAACACAACAGCAACAGGAAGTGCTTGTCGAACAAATTGGTTGGTTTG
This DNA window, taken from Phycisphaerales bacterium, encodes the following:
- the rpsI gene encoding 30S ribosomal protein S9; translation: MKTSANTLPTGQHWWWGTGRRKAAVARVRLRPGKGEFIINNRKYDAYFNGERDQNDLLNPLVKTGTKGSVDIHVNVFGGGCTGQAGAIVLGLGRALRRYDERLEPILRDNGFLTRDPRRVERKKPGQPGARRRFQFSKR
- the rplM gene encoding 50S ribosomal protein L13, translated to MPRQTTFAKPGDIDRQWHLVDADDQVLGRLATRIATVLMGKHRPEWTPHVDCGDFVVVINAEKVALTGRKRTQKTYTRYSGYPGGLKVIPISRVLEKHPERVIEQAVKRMLPKTRLGRQMYKKMKVYAGTEHPHGNISALETASSK